A single genomic interval of Haloterrigena salifodinae harbors:
- a CDS encoding 4Fe-4S ferredoxin N-terminal domain-containing protein translates to MSSDDHEDADEEVFHPLGEEWQDGLEAELEDTEYDAELGMEMAKDAMRVTKGELSEEEFHDRYHEDVMDEFGEDERPIEAGNADEDGRLESTLSRFGVDEESRRDVMKKMGGAGAVGFGAWGISNGGSDEPPAAALAEESTEGGEEEAGTQWGMALDLEHCDGCLSCVVACAEEHDWDQGANWMYILDYQDETTDGDESYRLIRPCQHCTDAPCEKVCPTTARHTRDSDGLVLTDYDVCIGCRYCQVACPYGVNYFQWDDPEVPESELDPDHVYDERGRPVSARGPRGVMEKCTFCPTRQDGSKGEEFIGRTACEDACPPEVIQFGDMNDPNSDPQRYIENTAKSRSLVRIATDLPDPQTIEENLEGNDQGLQSVVESVEDLDEETIAIVLAVAILGKGGEPEHGANETLAEQEAAVFDVVRALDENGLDLESQELLVELELAEDPGEDEEFQGSDEELAQEVLENFGGDPQSQFKLLEDIGTDPNVVYIGNQPGPEAHQVEGPVAYEDVDQTDVRKDVLDEKTFGPQGPSL, encoded by the coding sequence GTGAGTTCCGACGATCACGAGGATGCGGACGAGGAGGTGTTTCATCCGCTCGGCGAAGAGTGGCAAGATGGCCTCGAGGCGGAACTCGAGGATACGGAGTACGACGCGGAGTTAGGCATGGAGATGGCCAAAGACGCCATGCGCGTCACCAAGGGGGAGCTCTCGGAGGAGGAATTCCACGATCGCTATCACGAGGACGTGATGGACGAGTTCGGCGAGGACGAACGACCGATCGAGGCCGGTAACGCCGACGAGGACGGGCGCCTCGAGAGCACGCTCTCTCGGTTCGGCGTCGACGAGGAGTCGCGCCGTGACGTCATGAAGAAGATGGGGGGCGCCGGCGCTGTGGGATTCGGTGCCTGGGGAATCTCCAACGGTGGTTCGGACGAGCCGCCAGCCGCTGCGCTCGCGGAAGAATCCACAGAGGGGGGCGAAGAGGAAGCAGGCACTCAGTGGGGGATGGCGCTCGATCTGGAGCACTGCGACGGCTGTCTCTCCTGTGTCGTGGCCTGCGCCGAGGAACACGACTGGGATCAGGGCGCCAACTGGATGTACATCCTCGACTATCAGGACGAGACGACCGACGGGGACGAGAGCTACCGCCTCATTCGGCCCTGCCAACACTGCACCGACGCGCCCTGCGAGAAGGTGTGTCCGACGACGGCGCGCCATACCCGCGACTCCGACGGACTCGTGCTGACCGACTACGACGTCTGCATCGGCTGTCGCTACTGTCAGGTCGCCTGCCCGTACGGCGTCAACTACTTCCAATGGGACGATCCGGAAGTCCCCGAATCCGAACTCGATCCGGACCACGTCTACGACGAACGGGGCCGACCGGTCAGCGCCCGCGGGCCGCGGGGCGTCATGGAGAAGTGTACGTTCTGTCCGACCCGTCAGGACGGAAGCAAGGGCGAGGAATTCATCGGTCGGACGGCCTGCGAAGATGCCTGCCCGCCGGAGGTCATTCAGTTCGGCGATATGAACGATCCGAACAGTGATCCGCAACGGTACATCGAGAACACCGCGAAAAGCCGCTCGCTCGTCCGAATCGCCACCGATCTCCCGGATCCGCAGACGATCGAGGAGAATCTCGAGGGCAACGATCAGGGCCTCCAGTCGGTCGTCGAGTCCGTCGAGGACCTCGACGAGGAGACGATCGCGATCGTGTTGGCGGTCGCCATCCTCGGAAAGGGCGGCGAACCCGAACACGGAGCGAACGAGACCCTCGCCGAACAGGAGGCGGCCGTGTTCGACGTCGTCCGCGCGCTCGACGAAAACGGACTCGACCTCGAGAGCCAGGAACTGCTCGTCGAACTCGAGCTCGCGGAAGATCCGGGCGAGGACGAGGAGTTCCAGGGATCGGACGAGGAACTCGCACAGGAAGTCCTCGAGAACTTCGGCGGCGATCCGCAGTCGCAGTTCAAGCTCCTCGAGGACATCGGGACGGATCCGAACGTCGTCTACATCGGCAACCAGCCCGGTCCGGAAGCCCACCAGGTTGAAGGTCCGGTCGCCTACGAGGACGTCGACCAGACGGACGTCCGCAAGGACGTCCTCGACGAGAAAACGTTCGGCCCGCAGGGTCCCTCCCTGTGA
- a CDS encoding (R)-citramalate synthase produces the protein MTHSANDTIAPDRTVRLLDTTLRDGEQAPGVSLTPDEKVEIARSLERAGVSVIEAGSACTGAGERQAISRVTDLELDARVTSFCRGMESDIDLALDCDVDGVHIVVPASDRHIEDKVGTSHEDNLEKTAELVAYAKDHDLWVEVIGEDGSRADLDYLEELMATAVDAGADRICFADTVGHTGPERTAEAVGRLTDVGPVSAHTHDDLGLGVANALAAVSAGADLVHCTVNGLGERAGNVALEEVAIALSHVYDVETLELTELYDLAQTVSRATGIQLPPNKAVIGENAFTHESGIHTDGTLKDDKMYEPYEPETVGRERRLALGKHTGRAGVAATLEEHGVDAADDEIAEIANRVTELGDRGRRVTDADLLAIAEDVTGDDRERVVELLDLSATSGGAVPTASVRLDVGGEERVASGTGSGPVDAAVSAVREALGSMADAELDSYHVDAVTGGTDAVVTVEVTMIRNDRSVTVARSEADITRASVEAMVDALDRLLAADQQPLAPADD, from the coding sequence GTGACTCACTCCGCCAACGATACGATCGCTCCAGACCGCACAGTCCGCCTTCTCGATACGACGCTTCGCGACGGCGAACAAGCCCCGGGTGTCTCCTTGACGCCCGACGAGAAAGTCGAAATCGCCCGCTCGCTCGAGCGGGCGGGCGTCTCGGTCATCGAGGCGGGCAGCGCCTGCACCGGCGCGGGCGAACGACAGGCCATCTCGCGGGTGACCGACCTCGAGCTCGACGCCCGTGTCACGAGCTTCTGTCGCGGAATGGAGTCCGACATCGATCTGGCCCTCGACTGTGACGTCGACGGGGTCCACATCGTCGTCCCCGCCAGTGACCGCCATATCGAGGACAAGGTCGGCACCTCTCACGAGGACAACCTCGAGAAAACCGCCGAACTCGTCGCCTACGCGAAAGACCACGACCTCTGGGTCGAGGTCATCGGCGAGGACGGCTCCCGGGCCGATCTCGACTACCTCGAGGAGCTGATGGCGACGGCCGTCGACGCCGGCGCCGATCGGATCTGCTTCGCCGACACCGTCGGCCACACCGGGCCGGAGCGCACAGCCGAAGCGGTCGGTCGGCTCACCGACGTTGGACCGGTCAGCGCCCATACTCACGACGACCTCGGCCTGGGCGTCGCGAACGCGCTGGCGGCCGTCTCGGCCGGCGCCGACCTCGTCCACTGTACGGTCAACGGGCTCGGCGAACGCGCCGGCAACGTCGCCTTAGAGGAGGTCGCGATCGCCCTCTCGCACGTCTACGACGTGGAGACGCTCGAGCTCACGGAGCTGTACGACCTCGCCCAGACCGTCTCGCGAGCGACGGGCATCCAGCTCCCGCCGAACAAGGCCGTCATCGGCGAGAACGCCTTCACCCACGAGAGCGGGATCCACACCGACGGGACGCTCAAGGACGACAAGATGTACGAGCCCTACGAGCCCGAAACCGTCGGCCGCGAGCGACGGCTCGCCCTCGGGAAGCACACCGGCCGCGCGGGCGTCGCGGCGACGCTCGAGGAACACGGCGTCGACGCCGCCGACGACGAAATCGCCGAAATCGCGAATCGCGTCACCGAACTCGGCGACCGAGGTCGCCGGGTCACGGATGCCGACCTGCTGGCGATCGCCGAGGACGTCACCGGCGACGACCGCGAGCGAGTCGTCGAACTCCTCGATCTGTCCGCCACGAGCGGCGGTGCCGTCCCGACCGCGAGCGTTCGGCTCGACGTCGGCGGCGAGGAACGCGTCGCGAGCGGCACCGGCTCCGGCCCCGTCGACGCCGCCGTCTCCGCGGTTCGCGAGGCGCTGGGCTCGATGGCCGACGCCGAACTCGACTCCTACCACGTCGACGCCGTGACCGGCGGCACGGACGCCGTCGTCACCGTCGAGGTGACCATGATTCGCAACGATCGCTCCGTGACGGTCGCCCGCAGCGAGGCCGACATCACGCGTGCGAGCGTCGAGGCGATGGTCGACGCGCTCGATCGGTTGCTCGCAGCCGATCAGCAGCCGCTCGCGCCGGCGGACGACTGA
- a CDS encoding DUF192 domain-containing protein, with product MQLVHEADSSGDATDEGDRQVLAADVDLADSLLSQTRGLMFRRSMPDGSALAFRFDSAKVRDVHMLFVFFPIDAVWVADGVVERIERLRPWRSFARAECDLLVELPAGTADGVEEGDRVILKS from the coding sequence GTGCAGTTGGTTCACGAAGCGGATTCGAGCGGCGATGCGACCGACGAGGGCGACCGACAAGTGCTGGCGGCGGACGTCGACCTCGCCGACTCGCTGCTGAGCCAGACCCGCGGCCTGATGTTCCGACGATCGATGCCGGACGGCTCCGCGCTTGCCTTCCGATTCGATTCTGCGAAGGTCCGCGACGTCCACATGCTGTTCGTCTTCTTCCCGATCGACGCCGTCTGGGTGGCCGACGGCGTCGTCGAACGAATCGAGCGCCTGCGCCCATGGCGGAGCTTCGCCCGTGCGGAATGCGACCTACTCGTCGAACTCCCGGCCGGCACCGCGGACGGCGTTGAGGAAGGAGATCGGGTCATCCTCAAGTCCTGA
- a CDS encoding DUF7097 family protein, whose product MEKTPRGTSVGVDDPYEFAGVCDHLTGEGNCRYAFDHYEHDPEFARERAEDEYECPVIDPESDWTWADCPHFRSRNRDRECVRCGLAEKRMAHDDERPLLEEHHLSYARDGETLSHEITVYLCRWCHAKVHNSWARITDDAAPDPKAIAALEERRGREHEELGFESAAERYDEDD is encoded by the coding sequence ATGGAGAAAACGCCACGGGGCACGTCGGTCGGCGTCGACGACCCCTACGAGTTCGCGGGCGTCTGCGATCACCTCACCGGCGAGGGAAACTGCCGGTACGCCTTCGACCACTACGAGCACGATCCCGAGTTCGCCCGCGAGCGCGCCGAAGACGAGTACGAATGCCCCGTCATCGATCCCGAATCCGACTGGACGTGGGCCGACTGCCCGCACTTCCGCTCGCGCAATCGCGACCGGGAGTGTGTCCGCTGTGGCCTCGCGGAAAAGCGCATGGCCCACGACGACGAGCGGCCGCTGCTCGAGGAGCACCACCTCTCGTACGCGCGCGACGGGGAAACCCTCTCCCACGAGATCACGGTCTACCTCTGTCGGTGGTGTCACGCCAAGGTCCACAACTCGTGGGCGCGAATCACCGACGACGCGGCGCCGGATCCGAAAGCGATCGCGGCCCTTGAGGAGCGCCGCGGTCGCGAGCACGAGGAGTTAGGGTTCGAGTCGGCCGCGGAGCGATACGACGAGGACGACTGA
- the ppc gene encoding phosphoenolpyruvate carboxylase, with protein MRLHNREIRQDVRELGALLGDVLEDQTSRQGFETVESCRRAAIDYRSGDLESREPLISRLEGLSPHNQRIVARAFTTYFELINLAEERERVRTIRTESNEGTLEDSLEMAAEELGERGVDTVEDVLDDVLIEPTFTAHPTEARRKTVKSKLRTISTHLETLDERLLTKKEQSQVWRDIDAEVTSLWQTPQVRNRQPEPEDEARNIQWYLENTLFDVVGEVYDELADAIDAETAGDLEIPKLFEFRSWAGSDRDGNPYVTPEVTANVLERQREVVLEKYRDELKRLSGVLSQDGSRIDTGGEFEASLEDDRERLPGSARTAEDRYPGEPYRQKLKLMRERLARVGDVRPGGYDDVDELLDDLAVIAQSLRNNGGESVVEAHVDPIRRQVATFGFSLASLDLREHQQKHTVAIAEALEQEGIDYRSLSEDERVELLTDAVLQDDPLVDLSETSDLSDDSARVLELFDSLGDWQTEYGVEAIDTYAISMTDEPSHVLEVLFLADQAGVVSLPEHAGIDIVPLLETEYALSGARRIMGTLFENEAYSQALEARGRTQEIMLGYSDSNKENGFLAANWSLFKNQRRLGEICDDYDVQMRLFHGRGGSISRGGGPMNEALLALPNNTITGQVKFTEQGEAIAEKYANPRIAERNIEQMLNAQLRARLYAKEEPDEEELPEEWFDAMETMADAARQEYRDLLESDGFVQYFEQATPITVIEDLDLGSRPASRSGERTVEDLRAIPWVFSWTQSRCILPGWYAVAAGIDAYLDDGGSMDTLQEMYDEWSFFRTTLDNAALSLSRTELEIAEQYADLAEPDLREQFFPRVTDEYERATELITEIGQREDLHTRDWLGENLARRNPYVDPLNMLQVYLLQQTHRTDIEERTLRLTVKGIAAGMKNTG; from the coding sequence ATGAGACTTCACAACAGGGAGATTCGACAGGACGTTCGAGAGCTCGGCGCGTTACTCGGCGACGTTCTCGAGGACCAGACCTCCCGGCAAGGGTTCGAGACGGTCGAATCGTGCCGGCGGGCGGCGATCGACTACCGCTCGGGCGACCTCGAGTCCCGCGAGCCGCTGATCTCGCGACTCGAGGGGCTGTCGCCTCACAATCAGCGGATCGTCGCGCGGGCGTTTACGACCTACTTCGAACTGATCAACCTCGCGGAGGAGCGCGAGCGGGTTCGGACGATCCGCACCGAATCCAACGAGGGAACGCTCGAGGACAGCCTCGAGATGGCGGCCGAGGAACTCGGCGAGCGCGGCGTCGACACCGTCGAGGATGTGCTCGACGACGTCCTCATCGAGCCGACGTTCACGGCCCATCCGACGGAGGCGCGGCGCAAAACGGTCAAATCGAAGCTGCGGACGATCTCGACGCACCTCGAGACGCTGGACGAACGGCTGCTGACCAAGAAGGAGCAGTCGCAGGTCTGGCGGGACATCGATGCCGAGGTAACCAGCCTCTGGCAGACCCCACAGGTGCGAAACCGCCAGCCCGAGCCCGAAGACGAGGCGCGAAACATCCAGTGGTACCTCGAGAACACGCTGTTCGACGTGGTCGGCGAGGTCTACGACGAGCTCGCGGACGCGATCGACGCGGAGACGGCGGGCGACCTCGAGATCCCGAAGCTGTTCGAGTTCCGCTCGTGGGCGGGCAGCGACCGCGACGGCAACCCCTACGTGACGCCCGAAGTGACCGCGAACGTCTTGGAGCGCCAGCGCGAGGTCGTCCTCGAGAAGTACCGTGACGAGCTCAAGCGCCTCTCGGGCGTCCTGAGCCAGGACGGGAGCCGGATCGACACCGGCGGCGAGTTCGAGGCCTCCCTCGAGGACGACCGCGAGCGACTGCCCGGAAGCGCTCGCACCGCCGAAGATCGATACCCGGGCGAGCCCTACCGCCAGAAACTCAAACTCATGCGCGAGCGCCTCGCGCGCGTCGGCGACGTCCGTCCGGGCGGCTACGACGACGTCGACGAACTCCTCGACGATCTCGCGGTCATTGCACAGAGTCTGCGGAACAACGGCGGGGAGAGCGTCGTCGAGGCCCACGTCGATCCGATCCGGCGTCAAGTCGCCACCTTCGGTTTCTCGCTGGCCAGTCTGGACCTGCGCGAACACCAGCAGAAACACACCGTCGCTATCGCCGAGGCCCTCGAGCAAGAGGGAATCGACTACAGATCGCTCTCCGAGGACGAACGCGTCGAACTGCTGACCGACGCGGTCCTACAGGACGACCCCCTCGTCGACCTCTCGGAGACGAGCGACCTCTCCGATGACTCGGCGCGAGTCCTCGAACTCTTCGACAGCCTCGGGGACTGGCAGACCGAGTACGGCGTCGAAGCCATCGACACGTACGCCATCTCGATGACCGACGAGCCCAGCCACGTCCTCGAGGTGCTGTTCCTCGCGGATCAGGCCGGCGTCGTCTCGCTGCCCGAACACGCGGGGATCGACATCGTCCCGCTGCTCGAGACCGAGTACGCCCTCTCTGGGGCCCGGCGGATCATGGGCACGCTGTTCGAAAACGAGGCCTACAGTCAGGCCCTCGAGGCCCGCGGACGGACTCAGGAGATCATGCTGGGCTACTCGGACTCGAACAAGGAGAACGGCTTCCTGGCGGCCAACTGGTCGCTATTTAAAAACCAGCGCCGTCTGGGCGAGATCTGCGACGATTACGACGTCCAGATGCGGCTGTTCCACGGCCGGGGTGGCTCGATTTCCCGTGGCGGCGGTCCGATGAACGAGGCGCTGTTGGCCCTGCCGAACAACACGATCACCGGCCAGGTCAAGTTCACCGAACAGGGCGAGGCCATCGCCGAGAAGTACGCCAATCCCCGTATCGCCGAGCGAAACATCGAGCAGATGCTCAACGCCCAGCTCCGGGCGCGGCTGTACGCCAAGGAAGAACCCGACGAGGAGGAACTCCCCGAGGAGTGGTTCGACGCGATGGAGACGATGGCCGACGCCGCCCGGCAGGAGTACCGCGATCTCCTCGAGAGCGACGGCTTCGTCCAGTACTTCGAGCAGGCGACGCCGATCACTGTCATCGAGGATCTGGACCTGGGGTCGCGACCCGCCTCCCGCAGCGGGGAGCGAACCGTCGAGGACCTGCGGGCGATCCCGTGGGTGTTCTCCTGGACGCAGTCGCGGTGTATCCTCCCGGGCTGGTACGCCGTCGCGGCGGGGATCGACGCGTATCTGGACGACGGAGGGTCCATGGACACCCTCCAAGAGATGTACGACGAGTGGTCATTCTTCCGCACCACGCTTGACAACGCCGCCCTCTCGCTCTCGCGAACCGAACTCGAGATCGCCGAGCAGTACGCCGACCTGGCGGAACCGGACCTCCGCGAACAGTTCTTCCCGCGCGTGACCGACGAGTACGAACGGGCGACCGAACTGATCACGGAAATCGGCCAGCGCGAGGATCTCCACACCCGCGACTGGCTCGGCGAGAACCTGGCGCGGCGCAACCCCTACGTCGATCCGCTGAACATGTTGCAGGTCTACCTGCTCCAGCAGACCCACCGCACGGATATCGAGGAACGGACGCTCCGGCTGACGGTCAAGGGAATCGCCGCAGGGATGAAGAACACGGGCTGA
- a CDS encoding glycosyltransferase family 2 protein: MYRQHTIGVVVPAYNEEGFVGDVLRTMPEYVDRIYAVDDCSTDGTWDEIRRTAEEINGAEKSVAAIRADEQPAAATDGGPAFDRRVVPIQHETNRGVGGAIKTGYLEALEDKLDITAVMGGDGQMDPDILPRFLDPIVEGEADYTKGNRLVDKEYRDGMSRWRFFGNSVLTFLTKIASGYWKMMDPQNGYTAISRRALENVGIEEMYEYYGYCNDLLVKLNAHGMRIADVPMPAVYGDEESSIDYPSYIWNVSGMLLRNFCWRLKARYLVLDFHPLALFYLLGTAICGVGVLGIVWSLYAWLTLAAPLFVRGSMSALLFVTGCLFVLFAMLFDMQANESMEV, translated from the coding sequence ATGTATAGACAGCACACGATCGGCGTCGTCGTCCCGGCGTACAACGAGGAAGGATTCGTCGGCGATGTGCTCAGAACGATGCCGGAGTACGTCGATCGGATCTACGCCGTCGACGACTGCTCGACCGACGGCACCTGGGACGAGATCCGCCGGACGGCCGAGGAGATCAACGGCGCCGAGAAGTCCGTCGCGGCCATTCGGGCCGACGAACAGCCGGCGGCCGCCACCGACGGCGGTCCGGCATTCGACCGGCGCGTCGTCCCGATTCAACACGAGACGAATCGGGGTGTCGGCGGCGCGATCAAGACCGGCTACCTCGAGGCCCTCGAGGACAAGCTCGACATCACGGCCGTGATGGGCGGCGACGGGCAGATGGACCCCGACATTCTGCCGCGCTTTCTCGACCCGATCGTTGAGGGCGAGGCGGACTACACGAAGGGGAACCGCCTGGTCGACAAGGAGTACCGCGACGGCATGTCGCGATGGCGGTTCTTCGGCAACTCGGTCCTGACCTTCCTGACGAAGATTGCCTCCGGCTACTGGAAGATGATGGATCCGCAGAACGGGTACACCGCCATCTCCCGACGGGCCCTCGAGAACGTCGGCATCGAGGAGATGTACGAGTATTACGGCTACTGCAACGACTTGCTGGTGAAGCTCAACGCCCACGGCATGCGGATCGCCGACGTCCCGATGCCGGCCGTCTACGGCGACGAGGAGTCGAGCATCGATTACCCCTCCTACATCTGGAACGTGTCGGGAATGCTCCTCCGGAACTTCTGCTGGCGGCTGAAGGCCCGTTATCTCGTCCTCGATTTCCACCCGCTGGCGCTGTTTTACCTCCTCGGGACGGCGATCTGTGGCGTCGGCGTCCTCGGGATCGTCTGGTCGCTGTACGCCTGGCTGACGCTCGCCGCCCCGCTGTTCGTCCGCGGATCGATGAGCGCGCTCCTGTTCGTCACCGGCTGCCTGTTCGTCCTCTTCGCGATGCTGTTCGACATGCAGGCAAACGAATCCATGGAGGTGTGA
- a CDS encoding DUF354 domain-containing protein: protein MATAPAGRVVVTVQHPAHVHFFRNAIDELEDRGYDVRVFAREKDVTEALLEAYGIEYERLAGSAASPLELAKVQATYEYRLLKRARRLDPDVMLAIGEPGVAHASAAVDGYSVLFTDTEHATLSNALALPFADLVCTPRAFWDDHGSAHYTYPGYHELAYLHPDRFSPDPSVLADLEPQVEAGLPAATDGGAASGGALETDSGAGTATGPGGSTGGVGDESLVVLRLISWTAAHDIGQKGMAGVERLVADLEREGATVLVSAEGDLPPALADRRIDLPPDRMHDLLAHADLFLGESATMAIESAVLGTPSLYVSDLDAGVLEELETRYGLLRRLEQDAEPSRVAATARELLAIDDSTWRERRRTLLDETIDTTDFVVNTVERVSDA from the coding sequence ATGGCGACCGCACCTGCGGGCCGCGTCGTCGTCACCGTCCAGCACCCGGCTCACGTCCACTTCTTCAGGAACGCGATCGACGAACTGGAGGATCGGGGCTACGACGTCCGCGTCTTCGCCCGCGAGAAAGACGTTACCGAGGCTCTCCTCGAGGCCTACGGCATCGAGTACGAGCGCCTCGCAGGGAGCGCGGCGTCGCCCCTCGAGCTCGCGAAAGTACAGGCAACCTACGAGTATCGCCTGCTCAAACGCGCCCGGCGGCTGGATCCGGACGTCATGCTCGCGATCGGCGAGCCGGGGGTCGCACACGCGTCCGCGGCCGTCGACGGCTACAGCGTGCTGTTTACCGATACCGAGCACGCCACCCTGTCGAACGCGCTCGCGTTGCCGTTCGCCGACCTCGTCTGCACGCCCCGCGCGTTCTGGGACGACCACGGCTCCGCCCACTACACCTATCCGGGCTACCACGAACTGGCGTACCTCCACCCGGATCGGTTCAGTCCCGATCCGTCGGTCCTCGCGGACCTCGAGCCGCAGGTCGAGGCGGGTCTTCCCGCGGCGACCGACGGCGGGGCCGCGTCCGGCGGCGCGCTCGAGACCGATTCCGGGGCCGGCACCGCGACCGGACCCGGCGGCTCGACCGGCGGCGTCGGCGACGAGTCGCTGGTCGTCTTGCGGCTGATCTCGTGGACCGCGGCCCACGACATCGGCCAGAAGGGGATGGCCGGCGTCGAACGCCTCGTGGCCGACCTCGAGCGCGAGGGGGCGACCGTCCTCGTCTCGGCGGAGGGCGATCTCCCGCCGGCGCTTGCCGACCGGCGGATCGACCTGCCGCCCGATCGAATGCACGACCTGCTGGCCCACGCCGACCTGTTCCTCGGCGAGAGCGCGACGATGGCCATCGAAAGCGCCGTCCTCGGCACGCCGTCGCTGTACGTCTCGGATCTGGACGCCGGCGTCCTCGAGGAACTCGAGACGCGCTACGGGCTTCTCCGCCGGCTCGAGCAGGACGCCGAGCCGAGCCGAGTCGCCGCCACCGCCCGTGAGCTGCTGGCGATCGACGACTCGACGTGGCGGGAACGCCGACGGACGTTGCTCGACGAGACGATCGACACGACGGACTTCGTCGTGAACACGGTCGAACGGGTGAGCGACGCGTGA
- a CDS encoding polysaccharide deacetylase family protein, translating into MANRSFDDDYEFALCLTHDVDRPYKTFQAPYYAAAECDPSHLRSLVADERPYWQFEELMALEDDLDVRSAWYFLNEKRLWEKSPREWLEPRNWMLYTGRYDITDPEIVDVVRALDDGGWEVGLHGSYDSYDDRERLRYEKRVLEDVLGDSVRGGRQHYLNTKLPDTWEHHQEIGLRYDASYGSSDSYGFDGQYDVLRPFNDEFVVFPLTVMETTLFSQTSSVDAAWRECRRLLEEAADNGAIMTALWHPRYLNEEEFPGYRTIYRRMIEEAKALGGWVGPPAECYDRLTAVTP; encoded by the coding sequence ATGGCGAACCGTTCGTTCGATGACGACTACGAGTTCGCCCTCTGTCTCACCCACGACGTCGACCGACCCTACAAGACGTTCCAGGCGCCCTATTACGCCGCCGCGGAGTGCGACCCTTCCCACCTCCGGTCGCTGGTCGCCGACGAGCGTCCCTACTGGCAGTTCGAGGAGCTGATGGCCCTCGAGGACGACCTCGACGTCCGGTCGGCCTGGTACTTCTTGAACGAGAAACGCCTCTGGGAGAAATCTCCCCGCGAATGGCTCGAGCCCCGCAATTGGATGCTCTACACGGGCCGGTACGACATCACGGACCCGGAGATCGTCGACGTCGTTCGGGCGCTCGACGACGGCGGCTGGGAGGTCGGCCTGCACGGCTCCTACGACTCCTACGACGACCGGGAGCGACTGCGGTACGAGAAGCGGGTTCTCGAGGACGTCCTCGGCGACTCCGTTCGCGGCGGCCGCCAGCATTACCTCAACACGAAACTCCCCGACACGTGGGAACACCACCAGGAGATCGGCCTCCGGTACGACGCCAGCTACGGCTCGAGCGACAGCTACGGGTTCGACGGTCAGTACGACGTCCTCCGCCCGTTCAACGACGAGTTCGTCGTCTTCCCGCTGACGGTGATGGAGACGACGCTGTTCTCCCAGACCTCCTCGGTCGACGCCGCGTGGCGCGAGTGCCGGCGCCTCCTCGAGGAGGCGGCCGACAACGGCGCGATCATGACCGCGCTCTGGCATCCGCGGTACCTAAACGAGGAGGAGTTTCCGGGGTATCGGACGATCTACCGCCGAATGATCGAGGAAGCGAAGGCGCTGGGCGGGTGGGTCGGTCCGCCGGCCGAGTGTTACGACCGGCTCACGGCTGTGACGCCGTAG